One stretch of Candidatus Eisenbacteria bacterium DNA includes these proteins:
- a CDS encoding pitrilysin family protein, which produces MKRLALLLAITLSVPVAASRAADIQLPPTRTVTLPNGARLILAEKREVPLISFSAYLQGGALTDPEGKEGLAALTAEMLRKGAGKRSAQQIAYELDTSGAVLGMGAGVEVTWISGEFLARDEGLMVDLLRNMLRNPTFPDSEFVKLKQQSIDALKSEKDDPNNLLTEYGTAFAMAGHPYANPVEGDEKTLERITREDVLAAYRAHYGGDRLILSIVGDFEPKRMEGVLRRAFGDWARAPGTRPVAPAPARARGKRVLLVDKPDATQTYFWIGNLGISRKDPDRDAVDIANTALGGRYTSFLNTALRIQSGLTYGARSRTLRLIEPGPVAITSYTKTESTQRAIDLAVETLERFRKTGLDSLTMTSVQNYLSGLHPTNYETSDQIASILAGLAHIGLPVTEITEYTGRLLALDSAKVHTVLRRVYPAREDLAFVLIGNASEIRPVAKRYGEVIEIRFDQPLIDTVSRAAKTR; this is translated from the coding sequence GTGAAGCGGCTCGCGCTGCTGCTCGCGATCACGCTATCGGTTCCGGTCGCCGCGTCTCGTGCGGCGGACATCCAGCTGCCACCCACCCGCACGGTGACGCTCCCCAACGGCGCGCGCCTGATCCTCGCCGAGAAGCGCGAGGTGCCGCTCATCTCCTTCTCGGCCTACCTCCAAGGCGGCGCGCTCACCGATCCCGAGGGCAAGGAGGGCCTCGCCGCGCTCACCGCCGAGATGCTCCGCAAGGGCGCGGGCAAGCGCTCCGCCCAGCAGATCGCGTACGAGCTCGACACGTCCGGTGCGGTGCTCGGCATGGGGGCCGGTGTGGAGGTCACGTGGATCTCGGGCGAGTTCCTCGCGCGCGACGAGGGGCTCATGGTGGACCTGCTGCGGAACATGCTCCGAAACCCGACGTTTCCCGACTCGGAGTTCGTGAAACTGAAACAACAGTCGATCGACGCGTTGAAGTCGGAGAAAGACGATCCCAACAACCTGCTCACGGAGTACGGCACCGCGTTCGCGATGGCCGGGCATCCCTACGCGAATCCCGTCGAGGGGGACGAAAAGACCCTCGAGCGGATCACGCGCGAGGACGTGCTCGCCGCGTACCGTGCCCACTACGGTGGTGACCGGCTCATCCTCTCGATCGTGGGGGATTTCGAACCGAAGCGCATGGAGGGCGTCCTCCGGCGCGCGTTCGGCGACTGGGCGCGCGCTCCCGGCACGCGTCCCGTCGCGCCGGCTCCGGCGCGGGCGCGAGGGAAGCGAGTGCTCCTCGTGGACAAGCCGGACGCCACCCAGACCTACTTCTGGATCGGGAATCTCGGTATCTCGCGGAAGGACCCCGATCGGGATGCGGTCGACATCGCGAATACCGCGCTGGGCGGACGGTACACGTCCTTCCTCAACACCGCGCTCCGGATCCAGTCCGGGCTCACCTATGGCGCACGCTCCCGGACGCTCCGTCTGATCGAGCCAGGGCCGGTCGCGATCACGAGCTATACGAAGACCGAGTCCACCCAGCGCGCGATCGATCTCGCGGTCGAGACGTTGGAGCGATTCCGGAAGACCGGCCTCGACTCGCTCACGATGACCTCGGTGCAGAACTATCTCTCGGGGCTCCATCCCACGAACTACGAGACCTCGGACCAGATCGCGAGCATCCTGGCAGGGCTCGCTCACATCGGGCTTCCCGTCACCGAGATCACCGAGTACACGGGTCGCCTCCTGGCGCTCGACAGCGCCAAGGTGCACACCGTGCTCCGCCGGGTCTACCCGGCGCGCGAGGACCTCGCGTTCGTGCTGATCGGGAATGCCTCCGAGATCCGTCCGGTGGCGAAGCGCTACGGCGAGGTCATCGAGATCCGGTTCGACCAGCCCCTGATCGACACGGTGTCGCGCGCCGCGAAGACGCGGTGA
- a CDS encoding pitrilysin family protein, with protein MPKRGQPGAEIVARTFKNGLKVIVWPDHDIPNVALYTWYRVGSRNEAPGITGISHFFEHMMFNGSKQFPPGEFDRVMEAAGGANNAWTSQDVTVYTDWFARSALEIVVRMEADRICCLSFDSTSVESERGVVSSERRTAVDNSARDFLEETVYATAFVAHPYQIPIIGWPSDIERWEIADLQSYFRTYYAPNNATMLFVGDVTPAQIFTLAEKHLEPIPAQPRPAPVRTVEPPQTGERRVVVRRPSPVPLLQMAFHAGPAGGPEAEAEDLLETILTSGESSRLYRRMVDRDQVAVGVGSYLQRGFDPGLLLVYVTVSPDRGAAAAESSLVDELARIAREGVTEAELSKAKTMHHAAYWRALKTIDGKAEALGSYEVFRGDYKKLFTAPERYGKVTAKAVQEAARRIFDERNRTVGLLIPEEAAEASSGGAPGGGKK; from the coding sequence TTGCCCAAGCGCGGCCAGCCGGGAGCCGAGATCGTCGCGCGCACCTTCAAGAACGGCTTGAAGGTCATCGTCTGGCCCGACCACGACATTCCGAACGTCGCGCTCTACACGTGGTACCGCGTCGGGAGCCGGAACGAGGCTCCGGGCATCACCGGAATCTCCCACTTCTTCGAGCACATGATGTTCAACGGCTCGAAGCAGTTCCCTCCCGGCGAGTTCGACCGTGTCATGGAGGCGGCCGGAGGCGCGAACAACGCGTGGACGAGCCAGGACGTGACCGTGTACACCGACTGGTTCGCGCGGAGCGCCCTCGAGATCGTGGTGCGGATGGAGGCGGACCGGATCTGCTGCCTTTCGTTCGACTCCACGTCGGTCGAGAGCGAGCGGGGCGTCGTGTCCTCGGAGCGGCGCACGGCCGTCGACAACAGCGCGCGCGATTTCCTGGAGGAGACGGTCTACGCGACCGCGTTCGTCGCGCATCCGTACCAGATCCCGATCATCGGCTGGCCGAGCGACATCGAGCGCTGGGAGATCGCGGACCTCCAGTCCTACTTTCGCACGTACTACGCCCCGAACAACGCGACGATGCTCTTCGTGGGGGACGTCACGCCCGCCCAGATCTTCACGCTCGCGGAGAAGCACCTGGAGCCGATCCCCGCGCAGCCCCGTCCCGCCCCCGTACGGACGGTGGAACCCCCCCAGACGGGGGAGCGGCGCGTGGTCGTGCGGCGTCCGTCCCCGGTGCCGCTCCTCCAGATGGCGTTCCACGCGGGACCCGCCGGCGGACCCGAGGCGGAGGCCGAGGACCTGCTCGAGACGATCCTCACGTCGGGGGAGTCGTCGCGTCTCTACCGGAGGATGGTGGACCGCGACCAGGTCGCGGTCGGCGTGGGCTCGTACCTCCAGCGCGGCTTCGATCCCGGGCTCCTCCTGGTCTACGTGACGGTCTCGCCGGATCGCGGCGCGGCCGCGGCGGAGTCCTCGCTCGTGGACGAGCTCGCGCGCATCGCGCGTGAGGGCGTGACCGAGGCCGAGCTGAGCAAGGCGAAGACGATGCACCACGCGGCGTATTGGCGCGCGCTCAAGACGATCGACGGGAAGGCCGAGGCGCTCGGAAGCTACGAGGTCTTCCGTGGCGACTACAAGAAGCTCTTCACCGCCCCCGAGCGCTACGGGAAGGTCACGGCCAAGGCCGTGCAGGAGGCGGCGCGACGGATCTTCGACGAGCGGAACCGCACCGTCGGCCTGCTGATTCCCGAGGAGGCGGCCGAGGCGAGCTCGGGCGGCGCGCCGGGCGGGGGCAAGAAGTGA